CGGCAGCGGCTCCAGCTGTACGTCGTCCCCATTTCCGGCAGCGACCCGGGCTTGGTTCCGCAAGCTGTTCGGAACCCACGTCCCAGTAGCCCCTGTGCCCGTCGGTGCCGGTAGTCATCTGGTTGGCAACGGAAGCTCGGATCGCTGGGGACAATGAAGCACGGACGGATTCGTGGGCATGTCGGGCCTCCTGTCCGCAGTCTCACCATGTCATCAGCATCGCTCACCCGCCCGACGGATTTCCTGGGGCGCTCCTACTCAAGCGGACGATCGAAGGTCATTCGGTCAAGAGTCCGGAGCCACGGAAAAGCGGTTGTGGAGGGAGGCAGGCAGCCGGGGCGGGATCCGGTCAGCGCGGAACAGTGGGGTAAGCACGCACGGGAGGCGCCCACCTCGGTGCGTTGTTTCGGCAGTGAGATTCCGTCTCGCTTGGGCTCAGTACAACTGCTCGTTGACCAGGGCACCAGTGAACCGACCCCATGCGTCACGCCCCACCGTGGCAAACGGCAACTCCGGATGCTTGGAGTCGCGTACAGCGATGAGGGGGCCGTTTTGGCAACCTCGAGGCAGGCGTTGCCTGACGTCTCCGAGTACGAGGACTTGAGCCATATCAACTCGGGCAAAGGTGACACCTCTTACAGCTCTCCGGCGATTCCGAGGAGCAGATCCCTCGACCCGCTCGGATTCAACGCCACCTGTTCGACCAAGTCCAGTCGTCTGCGGAAGTTGGCCAGTTGGGCCGGTGCGTCGAAGAAGACAGCACCCAGCGGAGAGTCCACCTCGACCGTGTCCAGATGAGGACTGGCGGCGGAGACGTACACCACGTGTCGCCGGCCATCGGGAAGCCTTCCGCGGTGGGGATGACGAGCAGTCGGACGTTGGGACGTTCACTTTCCTCCAGGAGGCGGTTCAGCTGGGCTTTGGCCACCTGGTGGCCGCCGATACGAATGCGGAGAGCTGCTTCGTGAACCAGGCCGACGTACGGCACTCCCGGCTCGTTTGCGACTACGGCGTGGCGGGCCAGGCGATGGGCGATCCTGAGCTCAACATCCAAGCGGGGCCAGGCCGGTACGAAGAGGTCGAAGAGTGCCCGAGCATGGTCCTCGGTCTGGAAGAGGCCAGGGATGTGCGCTGTCTGGAGAGTACGCAGGCTCGTGGCGTGGTGCTCCAGCTCCGCCATGTCCAGGAAGTCCGACGGGATCTTGCCCCGATACTCGTCCCACCAGCCCTTCGTACGTCCGCCCGTCATCTCGACCAGGGTGTCAATCAGCTCCGTGTCGTCGCACTCGAGATGCTCGCGAGCCGACGAAGCCGCTCCCCACTGCCGAATCGTCCTGACTCGATGTTGGAGATCATCGTCCGTTCCGCCCCGAGCCGCTCGGCCACGACTGGTGCGGACATGCCGGCGGCGTCGCGCGGTCTGAACGGAGCTCAGCGCCGAATCGGCGCTGGCGGACGGTAGGGATTGGCTCAAGGCGGCCCCGGCCCTGCCTCCAGCGCGAACGTTCGCCACTCCGCCCCGGTGTACCGCAGCGCGGTCTCCGGCGGGTCGAAGACGACCGCATGGCGACGGCACCGCTCGGCAGGTACGCGATGTCGACCCGCTCCTCTGTGGCTCTGGATCGAGTAGGGGAGGAGGGGGTGCCATCATGCTCTCAGCCTCGCCGACCCGCTCGGCCAAGTTCCCGAGCGCTCCTACTCAGGCCGGTACTCGAACATCATTCCGGCGAGGAATCCGGGGTGACGGAAGGTGGCGGCGGAGGTGGTGGCGGAGGCGGGTAGGGCGGCCGGGGCGGGATCCGGGGCCTGGGGGGGGCGTCGGCGGTGGAGGTGGTTGGGGTTCCAGCAACCGCCGGGATGGGGTGGGGCTGCCGGGGCGTGAGAGGTGGGGCCGGTGGTGGCGGCGGGGTGGAGGAGGCTCTATGGCTGGCAACATCGGGCCGCCTGCGCGCAGCCGTTCGATGGTCTGCTCAGCCCGGCGACGCGCGTGCGGGGCGTCGTCGCGTTCGTAGACAAGCCGGACGCCGACACGGCCGAGACTCTGGGCGGCGAGCAACCGGTAGCCGAGCGCGTGGGCGATTTCCCCGATCCAGCGCTGCTTCGAGACTGTCGCATGGCCGGGCAACAGCTCGACGCGGCCACGACCATCGAAGTCGCACGTATCTCGTCGTCCTTCATCTGACTCCACTCCCGGGAAAGGTCGGCAGCCACCAGGCAACTCGGCATTACGATCGCCGCACACGTCTGGTTCTTCCGGACATCCGAGCGCGCTCTTAGGTGCCACGTGTTCTTAGAACTGCTCGATTTTCTTGCCATCCGGAATCTGGTAGCAGCCGGATATGACGAAGAAGTTCAGATGCGGTGTATTGTCCTTGGCCCGGTAGGTGATGTCGACGCTGAACTTCTTCGTATCATCGTCGGCTCTGAGGCTGAGATTCTTGTTCCGGCTTGTGTCCGGCCCATAATTGACGACCTCCCAGCCATGCTTGGGTAGATTCTCCTTGAGGCGTTCCATAGTGCCCTCGAGGTGCTGTGGCGAGGTGGGGGTGAAGGACCATGAATGAATGATCTGGAAGTATTTCTCCGGGTCTTTCTTGCCGCACTCCTTGACTCCCGGCCCGGTGTCGCTTGCCTTGCCCTTAAGTCCGATCAGGTTGTACAGCTCACTGGAGGCCTTCTCCGCCTCCTTGGCGGCATCGCTCGAGGTGCTGGTGCCGGAGGATGGGATGTCGTTGGAATTATTGGCGTCAGTCATGCTGCATCCAGTGAGAGTCATGAGAGCGACGGGCAGGGCGAGCGCGATTGCGCACAGCTTGATCTTCAAGGTGGGGCCTTACTTGATCGAACCGGGACACAGGCCGGCATCTTGGTGGGCATGCATGCTCCCTACTTCACATGCGCGCAGGGGTTCGGCGGCGGCTTCAGTCGTACGTCGTCGCCTCTGCCCGGCCACGACCGGGGCCTGGTTCCGCAGGCTGCCGGAGCCCCCATCCCAATAGCCGCTGTTCCCCTCGGTGCCCGCGGTCGTCTGGTTGGCGCCGAAGCGCGGATCGCTGGGAATAGTGAAGCTATCTACGTCATGACCGTAGAGGCCGATATTCCGGAACAGGGCCACTGACGTTGAGATGCTTTGTCTCCGCGCCGACCCGACAAGGGGCGATCTGTAAGTGATGCGTCGAGTCCGTCCATGAAGTTGCGGAATGCAGACGCTCCGTCATGCACGTCGTGTTCAAATGGTGACCCAGTATCGAGTCTCCCAGACGTTAGTGGATTGCGCAGAGGGTGCCAGGGAGCGTGTACTCCTTCCTCTGCGTAAAATCGGTCAGCCTTGGTGATCAGCTCGGTAGTCTCAGGTCCGTGCAGCCGTGGCGCGCCGCTGAGCGCTCGGCGAACGCGCGCAGTGACTTGACCAGGAAGGCTTTCCGTGGATCGGCGTATTCCGTTGCGTAGATTGCCTCTGTCAGTTGACTCAGCCGCCTCCAGTTAAGGGTGCGACTCAACCGCCGAGGTGATGTCTTTCTTCTTCGCCCACCACACCTGGCTCGCTGCAAGTGCCATTTTCTTCGTCAGATCTGGTTTGGTTCGTGTCTCCGTCCGTGCTGCTCGTATTGCTACTGGGCGCGGTGAAGCGCTGGCTCGTCAAAAACGTTCGATCTCTTGGCCATCCGGGACCTTGTAGCAACCGGACACGACATTTACGCTTAGCTTCGGCGGGTCGTTTTTCAACATTTGAACGATGTGGGCGCCCGCCTTCTTCTTGTCGTTGTCGGCGGTCAGGCTGATGTTCTTGTTCTTGCTAGTGTCTGGCCCGTATTCGACGATTTTCCACCCGTTCTTCGGTAGCTCCGCCTTGAGTCGCTCCATGGCTATGCCAAGTTCGCTCGCTGAAGCGGGGTAAAAACTCCACGGATGAAGAATTCGAAAGTACGTCTTGCGGTCCTTGTTCGGGCATTCCATGACTGTGGGACGGCCATCAGATGCCTTTCCCTTGACGCCGATCAGATCGTAAATGCCGCTGGACACCTTTTCCACAGCATCGGAGGCGTCACGTGAAGTACTCGTGCCGGCGGACGTGATTTCATCGGAGTTGTTGTCAGTCATGCTGCATCCAGCGAGAGTAGTGAGGGCAAAGGGTACGGCGAGCACGAGAGCGCTCAGTTTGGTCTTCACGCCATGGAGCCTTACGTCGTTGGACTGTTCTTACTTCACATGCGCCCACGGGTCGGGCGGCGGCTTCAGCGCCGCGTCATCGCCCTTCCCGACGACGACGAGGGCCTGATTGTGCAGGCTTGTGGAGCCCCCCTCCCAGTAACCGCTGTGCCCCTCGGTGTCCGTGGTCAGCTGGTTGCTGCCGAACTCCGGATCGCTGGGGATGATGAAGCCGTCCCCGCCGTGGCCCCAGCGGCCGAGGTCCGGAACCGGGTCCCCGTCGGCCTCCTCGTTCCACACATGCCCCTGGGAGACGTCCAGTTCATCGGCACCGGACACCTTGACGCCAGGACTGCCCGCAAAGATGACGTCATCGGCGTTGAGATGCCCCGTCTCGGCCGCAGCGCCGACAAGCGTCGATCCATATGAGTGCGCAATCACGGTGGTGTGTGACGGCGAATCGCTGGAATGCGATGCATCGAGTCCATCCATGAAGTTGCGGAATGCTGGCGCACCGTCGTACGCGTAGTGTTCGAACGGCGCGTCCTTGGCGACGCTGTCAGGCGCCTCGTATCCGAGCCAGGTGATCGTGGCAACGGATTTCCCGTCGGCTTCGTTATTGGCGCTGTGCCAGAGATTGACCATCCGGCTCATGTTGCCGTCGATATTCCCCAGCTCTGACGTCGTACCCGGAACGTAGACCGCTGTGTGATCCGCAGTGTCCGGATTTCCGTTGGCGACGACCGCGCGGCCGTCTCCCTCGCTGCTGAATTCCAGCAGGTATGCCTCGGGCAGTCCGTTCGTGCCGGTCGAGTCGAAGCGCTTCTGGATTGCATTCATGCCGTCGAGGGACTTGTGAGCGTTCTTCCGTGCCTCTTCCCAGTCCTTCCAGGCCTGTGTTTCCACATTGACGCCCTTCATCACCGTCCCGGTATAGGGGTTGATATAGGTCTGGAAACGCTCGGGCTCCGGGTGCTTCTTCAGCCAGGCGTCGTACTCACCTTGCGCAACACCATGCGCCTCGGCGAGCACCATCCGGTTCGCCTCGTCCCGAACTGTGGCCGGCAGCCCGTCGAGCTTCCCCACGGAGTCGGGTTGCGTGGACACCCACGCGGCCTGCTCCTCCGCGCTGAGTTTCTTCCACCACTCCGCGTTGTCCTGTGGGCTGCCGTCCTTGGGTGGCTGCGGCAGCGAGTCGAGATACTTCTTGCCCGCCTCGCTCACCCCGCTTGTGTCCGAGGACGCGTCGGCCCAGTCCTTGTCGGAGACGGTCAGATCGTCGTCTGCCTTCAACGCCCGCAGCTTCGGGGCCCACTTCTCGTCGGCCTCCGTCGCCTCCTTGAGGGCAGCGGCGATTTGGTCCGCGTAGTCCTGTGCGAGGCGGTGGTTGGGGTTGGGGTCAAAGTTGGCCGCTTGGCGGCCCACCGCGGAGGCCGTGTCATCCGTCAGGCCGCTCACTGTGCCACCCTCGGGGATCTTGCCGTCGGCGTCCTTCTCTCCGCCTGGCGGATAGGTGATCGAGCCATCGCCGTTTACGGTGAGCTTCGCGGCTTGCGCACCTTCGAGGGCCGCGTCGAGCTTGGTCTTGGCCGCTCCTACCTCGTACGAGAACGCTTCGAGAGCCGTACTGACGAGACCACACTCGACCTGGACGTAGTGGAAGTTCTTGCTTAGCTCTCCCAACTGCTTGATCGCCGCGGTCGCGGCCTCGCCCTTCAGCGAGTTCCTCATGGCCACGGCGATCTGGTTGTCTATGCGGTCCTTGGCCGCGCTCGCCATGTCAGAGGTGCTTCGGTATCCGTCGGCCGCTTGCGAGTACTCGGTCGGCTTGAGGGCTTTGAGTGCCGAGAGGTCCATGGCGTCTCGTTACCGGCCCTTGTCCTGCCCGCCGACAGCCGGAGTGTCCGCGTACGCCACCTTCAGGTTGCCGATCTCGACCTCGATCGCCTCATCGGTCTTCAGCTGGTCATTGCCAGCTTTCTCCAGCAGACCCGAGAGCTTCCCGCAGCGCCCGCTCACATTCCTGACGTAGCGTACCCACGAGTCGTGGACGTCCTTTTGGGCCCCCGCAGTCAGGCAGCCGGAACCCTCGCCAAGGCCCTTCTGGCCGTCCTCCAGCTTCCCCATCGCCTTGCTGATGTCGTCACGCAGCGAGCCGACATCGTGACCGGCCTTCGTCCAGGCACGCTTGTTCGAAACTAGCGCGCCGGTGCCGCTACCGCCCGGGTCGAGCGGTACCTGGTTCAGTTGCATCTGCGCCGGGTGCTGCTCTGCCGCCGCGCTCTTGAGCTGCTCCCACTCATCCCACGCCATGCGTGGACCCCTTCCCCGTGTCCCCGTGAAGCCCGTTTCTCGAACGGGATAGTTCTGGCCGAACTACAAACAGGCCAGATCCGTGAGCTCGGTCCAAGCGAGTTCGCGGATCTCACCATACTTTCCACCATTCACTGCTGTGCGGCGTGACGCCGGTGGGGCAGAACACGCCAGTTCCGCCGCTGAGTTCGTCCCTCCCGACGCCACCTACAACACCTCAGTAACCCCTCTCCGCCACCAACCCCACCTGCACCAACGGCTTCCCCCGCCGCCGAGACACAAAGACCCCCCGCCCCGCAGGCATAGGCCGCGGCCGAACCCCGCCCAGCAGATCCCCTTCACCCGGATCGCCGGCCAGCACCACACCCTGCGCGCCCAGCTCCTTCACCCGCTGCATGAACGCCTCGTACGAAGCCCGCCCCGCACCCGCCGTCGACCGCGCGATGATGAACCGCACGCCCACGTCTCGGGCGAACGGCAACAGCTCCGTCAACCCAGCCAGCGGATTCCCGCTCGACGTGGCCACAAGGTCGTAGTCGTCGATGACGACATACACCGTTGGTCCGCGCCACCAGCTCCGGTCCCGCAGCTGCTGGGCCGTGACGTCGGCCGTCGGTGTGCGGCGCTTCATCAGGTCGGCCAGGGCGGCCATGTGGTGGTCCATGGAGTTGGACATGGGGATGTACTCGGCGAGGTGGGACGACGGTGTCACGTCCAGCAGCGAGCGCCGGTTGTCGATGACGAACAGCTTGGCCTCGTCGCCCGAGTACCGCTGCGTCACCTGCTTGATCAGCAGCCGCAGCAGGTTCGACTTGCCCGACTCGCTTTCACCGAAGACGAGGAAGAACGGGTCCTGCTCGAAGTCGACGAAGACCGGTTCGAGGTTGTCCTCGTCGAGGGCGAAGGCGACGCCGCGGCGCGGGAAGCGATCGCCAGGAGGCAGCTGCTCGGCCGGGAACTCGCGGGGCAGCAACCGGACTTCGGGAGCGCCGGGAGCCTGCCAGTGCCGGGAGACCTCGGTCGCAAGGGCCGCCGTGGCGTCCGCCAGGTCCGTGTCGGAGGTCAGACCGTCTATGCGCGGCACCGCCGCCATGAAGTGCAGCTTCTGCGGGGCCTGTCCGCGGCCGGGCACGCCAGCCGGAACGTTCGCGGCCACCTTGCGGTCCAGCTCGGAGTCCATCGTGTCGCCGAGCCGCAGCTCCAGGCGGTTCATCAGGTGGTCCTTGAGATTGGCCCTGACCTCCATCGAGCGTGAGGCCGTCAGGATCAGGTGGACGCCGTAGCCGAGGCCACGCGCGGCGATGTCGTGGATCACCTGGTCCATCGCCTCGTAGTCCGCTCGGAAGTTGCCCCAGCCGTCGATGACCAGGAACACGTCACCCCAGGGCTGATCCGTGACCGAGATCTCGCCCCGGGCCCGCCTGGCCCGGAAGTCCGCGATCGACGCGATGCCGGCGGAGCGGAAGTACTCCTCGCGGCGGTTCAGCACGCCGTACACCTCGGCCACCGTGCGCCGCACCCGCTCCGGATCCAGACGCGAGGCGACCCCGCCCACGTGCGGAAGTCCGGCCACCGCCGCCATGCCGCCACCGCCGAAGTCGAGGCCGTAGAACTGCACTTCGTACGGCGTGTGCGTGAGCGCGAACGCCGAGATCAGGGTGCGCAGCAGCGTCGACTTGCCGGACTGCGGGCCGCCGATGATCTGCATGTGGCCGGCCGCGCCGGAGAAGTCGACCCAGAGCGGGTCGCGGCGCTGCTCGTACGGCTTGTCGACCAGGCCCGCCGGTACGATCAGGCGGCCGGCGCCCTCGTAGCCCGGCTGTGTGAGGCCGCGGCCCTGCACCGCCGTGAGGCCGGGCAGGAGCCCGTCGAGCGGCGGCGGGCTGTCCAGCGGCGGCAGCCACACCTGGTGAGCCGCCGGACCCTGCGCCTCCAGCCGGCGCACGATCACGTCGAGCACCGTGTCGGCGAGCGCGTCGTCGACCTCCGGACCGTCCGAAGCGGAAGGGCGCTGCTGCGGCACCGGCACGTACTGCACCGGCACCTCGGCCGCCGTGAACAGTACCGGCCGCCGGTCCACCGGCAGCGCGCCGCCGGCCGATCCCGCACGCTGCGTGCCCGAGCGGTACACGCCGGAGACGTACGCCGCCTTGAAACGCACCATCTCGCCCGTACCGAACTTCAGAAGGCCGGAGCCCGGGACGTTCGGCAGCTCATAGGCGTCCGGTACGCCGATCGCCGCGCGGGACTCCGCGGCGGAGAAGGTACGCAGACCGACCCGGTAGGACAGGTAGGTCTCCAGACCGCGCAGGCGGCCTTCCTCCAGTCGCTGGGACGCAAGCAGCAGATGCACGCCGAGCGACCGGCCGATGCGGCCGATCTGCACGAACATCTCGATGAAGTCGGGCTTCGCCGTCAGCAGCTCACTGAACTCGTCGATGACCAGCACCAACGACGGAATGGGCTGCAGGGCCGCACCAGCCGCGCGGGCCTTCTCGTAGTCGTGGATGTTGGCGTAGTTGCCCGCGTCGCGCAGCATCTCCTGGCGGCGGTTGAGTTCGCCGCGGATGGAGTCGCCCATGCGGTCGACCAGGGTGAGGTCGTCCGCGAGGTTGGTGATGACGGCCGCCACGTGCGGCATCCGCGCCATACCGGCGAAGGTCGCGCCGCCCTTGAAGTCCGCCAGGACGAAGTTGAGCGTCTCCGACGAATGGGTGACCGCCAGGCCCAGTACCAGGGTGCGCAGCAGCTCCGACTTGCCGGAGCCGGTGGCGCCCACGCACAGGCCGTGCGGGCCCATGCCCTCCTGCGCGGCCTCCTTGAGGTCGAGCATCACGGGGCGGCCGTCCTCGCCGACACCGATCGGCACCCGCAGCCGCTCGGCCAGCGAACGCGGCCGCCACGTGCGCTGGGTGTCGATCGACGCCGCGTCCCCGAGGTTCAGCAGGTCGGTGAACTCCAGGTTGGCGAGCAGCGGTTCGTCGTCGTCCCCGCCTGAGGCCATCCGCAGCGGGGCCAGCTGCCGGGCGAGGGCCTCGGCGGACTCGTACGAGAGGACGTCGGGAGTCCCCTCGTAGACGACACCGTG
This region of Streptomyces caelestis genomic DNA includes:
- a CDS encoding Scr1 family TA system antitoxin-like transcriptional regulator — translated: MVYVSAASPHLDTVEVDSPLGAVFFDAPAQLANFRRRLDLVEQVALNPSGSRDLLLGIAGEL
- the eccCa gene encoding type VII secretion protein EccCa yields the protein MSHIVVKRPPRVLPSEVPTQEIVLQPPPELPRGHRESVLMQLLPTLGMGGSVVFFFTSGQPFMRIMGMVMIASTIAMSVAMVIRFRRGSQGELADMRRDYLSYLAQTRRTAVDTAKAQRDAQYFLHPSPEQLWALVAEGSRVWERRPGDEDFAQVRIGLGSQALARALVAPETAPVAQLEPLTAGAMQRFLAVHSTLDDLPMAVSLRAFYHVTISGDPQSVRSSARAMTGSLAALHSPEDLLIVVAAGREALPHWEWAKWLPHVQAPGAVDGAGSRRLIDSDSRELENLLATRLTGRPRFHPNAAPLPEEPHIVVVLDGLSLPPDSVLANPEGLQGVTVLEIVPGDLTTGGGELSIVVQPEALHLESAHGVVYEGTPDVLSYESAEALARQLAPLRMASGGDDDEPLLANLEFTDLLNLGDAASIDTQRTWRPRSLAERLRVPIGVGEDGRPVMLDLKEAAQEGMGPHGLCVGATGSGKSELLRTLVLGLAVTHSSETLNFVLADFKGGATFAGMARMPHVAAVITNLADDLTLVDRMGDSIRGELNRRQEMLRDAGNYANIHDYEKARAAGAALQPIPSLVLVIDEFSELLTAKPDFIEMFVQIGRIGRSLGVHLLLASQRLEEGRLRGLETYLSYRVGLRTFSAAESRAAIGVPDAYELPNVPGSGLLKFGTGEMVRFKAAYVSGVYRSGTQRAGSAGGALPVDRRPVLFTAAEVPVQYVPVPQQRPSASDGPEVDDALADTVLDVIVRRLEAQGPAAHQVWLPPLDSPPPLDGLLPGLTAVQGRGLTQPGYEGAGRLIVPAGLVDKPYEQRRDPLWVDFSGAAGHMQIIGGPQSGKSTLLRTLISAFALTHTPYEVQFYGLDFGGGGMAAVAGLPHVGGVASRLDPERVRRTVAEVYGVLNRREEYFRSAGIASIADFRARRARGEISVTDQPWGDVFLVIDGWGNFRADYEAMDQVIHDIAARGLGYGVHLILTASRSMEVRANLKDHLMNRLELRLGDTMDSELDRKVAANVPAGVPGRGQAPQKLHFMAAVPRIDGLTSDTDLADATAALATEVSRHWQAPGAPEVRLLPREFPAEQLPPGDRFPRRGVAFALDEDNLEPVFVDFEQDPFFLVFGESESGKSNLLRLLIKQVTQRYSGDEAKLFVIDNRRSLLDVTPSSHLAEYIPMSNSMDHHMAALADLMKRRTPTADVTAQQLRDRSWWRGPTVYVVIDDYDLVATSSGNPLAGLTELLPFARDVGVRFIIARSTAGAGRASYEAFMQRVKELGAQGVVLAGDPGEGDLLGGVRPRPMPAGRGVFVSRRRGKPLVQVGLVAERGY
- a CDS encoding alpha/beta hydrolase — encoded protein: MDLSALKALKPTEYSQAADGYRSTSDMASAAKDRIDNQIAVAMRNSLKGEAATAAIKQLGELSKNFHYVQVECGLVSTALEAFSYEVGAAKTKLDAALEGAQAAKLTVNGDGSITYPPGGEKDADGKIPEGGTVSGLTDDTASAVGRQAANFDPNPNHRLAQDYADQIAAALKEATEADEKWAPKLRALKADDDLTVSDKDWADASSDTSGVSEAGKKYLDSLPQPPKDGSPQDNAEWWKKLSAEEQAAWVSTQPDSVGKLDGLPATVRDEANRMVLAEAHGVAQGEYDAWLKKHPEPERFQTYINPYTGTVMKGVNVETQAWKDWEEARKNAHKSLDGMNAIQKRFDSTGTNGLPEAYLLEFSSEGDGRAVVANGNPDTADHTAVYVPGTTSELGNIDGNMSRMVNLWHSANNEADGKSVATITWLGYEAPDSVAKDAPFEHYAYDGAPAFRNFMDGLDASHSSDSPSHTTVIAHSYGSTLVGAAAETGHLNADDVIFAGSPGVKVSGADELDVSQGHVWNEEADGDPVPDLGRWGHGGDGFIIPSDPEFGSNQLTTDTEGHSGYWEGGSTSLHNQALVVVGKGDDAALKPPPDPWAHVK